In Silene latifolia isolate original U9 population chromosome 3, ASM4854445v1, whole genome shotgun sequence, a single window of DNA contains:
- the LOC141647318 gene encoding amidase 1: MESEHGAFMDKFTLHPLSDHDHDDDEDDHKLPLKGLTFAIKDIFDVEGYVTGFGNPDWAATHSPAKTTAPVVLALLRAGATSIGKTVMDEMAYSINGENVHYGTPTNPCAPDRVPGGSSCGSAVAVGANLVDFSLGTDTGGSVRVPAAFCKIYGIRPSHGVVSVDGVIPMAQSFDTVGWFARDPTILKRVGHVLLPPGDIPPSVPNPVFIPEDWFKLLCIPVDRVQKVLVKSIEKLFGGQVLKFMTLGDYVEENVPSLEHFMSQGSNSEEYKIQSLAALSSAMRILQRYEFKKNHGEWISSVKPDLGPGIKQRVWEAVSSTDDDDIDICLAVKTELRSALTSLLGDWGILVIPTVPGPPPKLLTEPTSLETFRARAFSLLSIAGVSGFCQVTIPLGTYEDLPVAVSLLAKHGSDMFLLHLAEVLGATLEEYIEVREVS; this comes from the exons ATGGAGTCGGAGCATGGAGCTTTCATGGACAAATTCACACTCCATCCTCTTTCTGACCATGatcatgatgatgatgaagatgatcaTAAGCTTCCCTTAAAAGGCCTCACCTTTGCTATTAAAGACAT ATTTGATGTAGAAGGATATGTGACTGGGTTTGGGAATCCTGATTGGGCAGCAACTCATTCGCCGGCTAAAACCACTGCTCCTGTTGTATTAGCTCTTCTGAGGGCTGGTGCTACTTCCATTGGTAAAACTGTCATGGATGAAATGGCTTACAG TATAAATGGAGAGAATGTTCATTATGGAACTCCTACAAACCCGTGTGCTCCCGACCGTGTTCCTGGAGGATCTTCTTGTGGGTCTGCTGTTGCAGTTGGTGCAAATCTTGTAGATTTTTCTTTAG GTACTGATACTGGAGGAAGTGTACGAGTCCCAGCAGCATTCTGCAAAATTTATGGAATTCGGCCATCTCATGGAGTTGTTTCGGTTGATGGTGTTATTCCTATGGCTCAGAGTTTTGATACAGTAG GATGGTTTGCAAGGGATCCAACCATTTTGAAAAGAGTAGGACATGTTCTACTTCCACCAGGTGAtattcctccatccgttcctaaTCCAGTATTTATTCCCGAAGATTGGTTCAAACTTCTATGCATCCCAGTTGATAGAGTTCAGAAAGTTCTTGTCAAGTCCATAGAGAAACTGTTTGGAG GCCAGGTATTAAAATTTATGACGCTCGGGGACTATGTAGAGGAAAATGTGCCAAGTCTAGAACATTTCATGAGCCAAGGAAGCAATAGCGAAGAGTACAAGATACAATCTTTGGCAGCGCTTTCAAGTGCTATGCGAATTCTACAAAG GTATGAGTTCAAGAAGAACCATGGTGAATGGATTTCTTCTGTTAAACCTGATTTAGGGCCGGGAATAAAACAAAGAGTGTGGGAAGCAGTTAGCTCTACTGATGATGACGACATAGACATATGCCTTGCTGTCAAGACGGAATTGCGGTCTGCACTAACTTCTCTTCTAGGG GATTGGGGTATCCTTGTGATTCCGACAGTTCCTGGGCCACCACCAAAACTGCTGACTGAGCCAACTTCCTTGGAAACATTCAGAGCTAGAGCTTTTAGCTTACTGTCTATTGCTGGAGTATCTGGATTTTGCCAG GTCACAATACCATTGGGAACGTACGAAGATCTTCCTGTAGCAGTCTCCTTATTGGCTAAACATGGATCAGATATGTTTCTACTCCATCTTGCTGAGGTTCTTGGTGCAACTCTCGAGGAATATATTGAGGTCCGTGAAGTATCGTGA